The genome window TTTTCCGCCTCTTCTTCATCTTTCAGCAAAGACGTGGTAAAACGCAAAGCAGGAGTTTTATAGTAATTGTAAAGTTCAGCAAAAGCCTGTTCGTCGCCTTGCGTTACTTTTCTCAGGATATTTTCGTCAGGATAGGCCACGGTTGTAGAGTTTATCGAATTATATATAGGGTTAGCACGTACATTCAACAGAGAAAATGTTTCTTTTACAACTTTATTTCTTGATATAGTAACATTGCACCATTATCAAAGATTACATCGTTTCAAAATCGATATAAAATTGACTATCAGGACATTTTCTAAAATTTCATTGGTCAAAACATTACCAAAGCAATTGCAAATTTTGCTTTTCTTCGATGCGGCAAAGTTTTATGTTGAGCGGCTTATTCGTAATTCTTTCATAAATCTACGCTTAGATTTTGAAATCCAAATCGCAAAATGCGTAAAAATATCTTCAATTTGCGCAATCCAATTTTATTAATATTTAGTTAAACAAACCGCGCTCAGCCGTTATATATACTCATTATCAATCATTTCTTAGCAGAATCTACTATTGAAAACTAATTTTTTACGCAGGGGCCAACAGAGCCTGTTAACAATTTTATAACATTTCAGGAAAATGCCGTGAGCGCGGATAGCCTGTCATTTGTGATCAGGAGTATTATATTCCAAAAGCCGAATCGTTATCCATGGACCAAAGCCGCATTCAACATATCATCGAAACAATATCCTCAGTGAAAATCGCCGTCTATGGCGACTTCTGCCTCGATTCCTATTGGATTATGGATGAACGTGGATCGGAAGTTTCGATTGAAACCGGCCTGCAGGCCCAGGCTGTTACCAGACATTACTATACGCCGGGCGGCGCTGCCAATGTTGTAGCCAATTTGTCCGCGTTGAAACCCGCCGGGATCCGGGTGATCGGGACCATCGGAGACGATATGCAGGGAAGGGAATTGAGGTCACAACTGGAAAATTTGGGAGCCGAAACAACTGCGCTTTTTATTCAGAAAGAACATTTCAATACATATAGTTACCTGAAAAGGATCATTGACGGAAAGGAGGAACCCCGCATTGATTTCGGCGTATATAATGAACGCAGCGACGAAACGGATCAAAAGCTCCTTGCAGCGATCGAACAGGCTTTACAGGAATCGGATGCACTGATTTTCAATCAGCAAGTCACGGGAAGCATTAATAATGAACACTTTATAGATCAGGCTAATGCACTCTTCGCGAGATACAGCGACAAGATCGTGATGCTCGATTCCAGGCATTTTAATGATCGTTTTGAAAATACGTATCTCAAATGCAACGACCGGGAAATAGCGTCGTTGAATGGCGAACTTGTAAATCCCGGCGATAATGTTCCGATCACGGAGGTAAAAAAATATGGTCGCGCGGTTTACGAAAAATACAAAAAGCCGGTGTTTGTGACTTGCGGCGAACGCGGAATAATCGCATTTGATCAAACGGGTGCCCGGGAAGTCCATGGAATCCAGCTCAAAAGCAAACTGGACACGGTTGGCGCAGGCGATACGGCCATCAGCGCCATCACGCTTTGCCTTGCGGCCGGTTTCCCTTCCGTTGAAGCCGCCACATTCGGCAATTTCGCGGCAGCCGTCACGGTTCAGAAATTGTACACCACCGGCACAGCCAATGCCCGGGAAATTCTCTCAGTAAGCCAGGATCCTGATTTTATCTACAATGCTGATCTTGCAGAAAACGAACGAAGTGCCGTGTTTTTACAGGATACTGAGGTTGAACTATGCGAACCGGGCGTGCTGGAAAAGCTGGGCCAGATCCGCTATGCTGTTTTCGATCACGACGGAACGATCAGTTCGCTGCGGCAGGGCTGGGAAGAAATTATGGAACCGGTCATGATGAAGGCCATTCTGGGCGACCATTACAATACAATCGACGCCAATGCTTTCCATAAGGTTTTGGGCCAGGTAAAAGAGTTCATCCATAAAACGACTGGCATTCAAACGATTTACCAGATGGAAGGTTTGGTGAACCTTGTTCGGGAAGCGGGATATGTGCCTGAGCAGGATATTCTGGACAAATTCCAGTACAAAGCATTATATAATGATGGCCTGATGGAAATGGTCATCAAGCGGATGGAGAAGTTGGCTGCAGGAGAACTCGGACAGGAAGATTACACCATGAAAGGCGCCGTTGCCTTCTTGCAGGAGCTGAAAGAACGAGGTGTAACCATGTATCTCGCCAGCGGAACAGACGCCGAAGATGTTAAGCATGAAGCTGAAATGCTTGGCTATGCACATCTTTTCGACGGCGGCATTTACGGTGCATTGAAGGATTACACCAAGTTTTCCAAAAAAATGATCATCGAAAAGATCATTAAGGACAACAACCTGAACGGAAATGAACTGGCCGTTTTTGGCGACGGGCCTGACGAAATCCGTGAAGGCAGGCGCGCTGGCGGCATTGCGGTGGGCATTACCAGCAATGAGGTTCAGCGTTTCGGTCACAATCCGGCAAAACGGCCGCGTCTGGTCAAAGCAGGTGCACATTTGCTCATTCCCGATTTTTCCCAATACAAGAAACTCATAACCCTCCTCTTTCAGGAAAATGTAAAATACGCGGACGCATGAGCTGCTACGCGGAAAGATTTTTAAAAAACTGCCTTTTGCTGGTCTCCTTCGTACTGGCTGTTTCCTGTAAAAAGGAGCAGCCTGACAGATCCGCAAATGTCAGTTGTCAAGACAAACCTTTTATCCAGGAATTCCATGAAGCATTTCGCGTAGGAAGCGGAAATGCCGAAAACGAGGTAAGGAGCATTGCGGTCGATCAGGAATCTGCGATCTGGATAGCAACAGCAGCCGGCATTTTTCAAAAAAAGAAGGATAGTCGCGACTGGTCCAGCATCATAAGCGGAAGCGACAACGGTCCCGCTTATGACGTAGAATCAGATGCCAAGGGCATAATGTGGCTCGGAACCTGGAACGGACTACTCTCTTATAAAGCGGGGAGACTGGAAAGAGTAAGCGGACCAGAAGGCCCTGTCTCGGCCATTTGTGCAGCAAAAGAAGGCATATACGCATTGGGGCCGAGAGGTTTTTGGCTCAACGAAGGAAAAGGTTTCCATAAAATGGACGGCAACATTTCCAGGTCTGTCCGGGATGTGATTTCAGATCAAAACAAAGGCCTATGGCTTGCTACGGATGTAGGATTGTATCATTGGACAAAAACCGGTTTAACCCATTACTATAAAACCGACGCATTGATCAGCGGTTATGCCAAGGGCCTGGCG of Dyadobacter chenhuakuii contains these proteins:
- a CDS encoding PfkB family carbohydrate kinase; translated protein: MKIAVYGDFCLDSYWIMDERGSEVSIETGLQAQAVTRHYYTPGGAANVVANLSALKPAGIRVIGTIGDDMQGRELRSQLENLGAETTALFIQKEHFNTYSYLKRIIDGKEEPRIDFGVYNERSDETDQKLLAAIEQALQESDALIFNQQVTGSINNEHFIDQANALFARYSDKIVMLDSRHFNDRFENTYLKCNDREIASLNGELVNPGDNVPITEVKKYGRAVYEKYKKPVFVTCGERGIIAFDQTGAREVHGIQLKSKLDTVGAGDTAISAITLCLAAGFPSVEAATFGNFAAAVTVQKLYTTGTANAREILSVSQDPDFIYNADLAENERSAVFLQDTEVELCEPGVLEKLGQIRYAVFDHDGTISSLRQGWEEIMEPVMMKAILGDHYNTIDANAFHKVLGQVKEFIHKTTGIQTIYQMEGLVNLVREAGYVPEQDILDKFQYKALYNDGLMEMVIKRMEKLAAGELGQEDYTMKGAVAFLQELKERGVTMYLASGTDAEDVKHEAEMLGYAHLFDGGIYGALKDYTKFSKKMIIEKIIKDNNLNGNELAVFGDGPDEIREGRRAGGIAVGITSNEVQRFGHNPAKRPRLVKAGAHLLIPDFSQYKKLITLLFQENVKYADA